The following DNA comes from Paraburkholderia phytofirmans PsJN.
AATCTCTGCCCCCATCCCGATGCCCATGATGAATCGCAGCGCGATGAGCCAGTACATGTTCGGCGCGAGCGTCGCAGCAAGCGACGCGCCACCGAAGATGATTAGATTCACCTGATAGGAAAACCTGCGCCCAAACCGGTCGCCAAGCTCACCCGCACTCCAGGCGCCCACCGTAAGCCCCGCGAACGTCATCGTGGTGAACCATGCGTTCATCTCAAGCGTGGACCAGCCAGTCTTGAGAAGCGAGCCGGTGACTACGCCGCCCAGATAAACGTCGAAGGCATCGAGGAAAAGACCGCCGCCGATGAGGAGGAACAGACGCCAGTGAAAACCACTCAATGGCAGCCTGTCGAGCCTCGGAGCGGCATAAACCGAATCCGACATGTTTGTCTCCTGAATTTGTTTTAGGAAGCTCGACTGAGCTAGTCTGCTGTGACTTCTACGGTCAAGGCAAGTAGCAGGAAGCTGAACGATTTACCGTGAAAATCAAGATTCAACGAGGCGTTTACACCGCCCTCCAGCGCGTCGCGAATCACAAAGTTGAATCCGTGAAGCGCAGGTATCTCGTATCGTTTGACCTCCCCTCGGAACAGGTC
Coding sequences within:
- a CDS encoding AtuA-related protein, with protein sequence MKKTVPLREVASARTGDKGNVSCISVWPYDPKHYDDIKASLTAERVSAAYPDLFRGEVKRYEIPALHGFNFVIRDALEGGVNASLNLDFHGKSFSFLLLALTVEVTAD